From a region of the Paenibacillus sp. R14(2021) genome:
- a CDS encoding carbohydrate ABC transporter permease, whose product MSSGAYVKPKRHKIRLMALEAALLLVALLYLYPFYYLFESAVKPAKDFYTPLKFPSKLIGDNFAKVFERVNFPLALLNTVLVCAGTIVLVVLVSSMAGYMISRRKERTFQLIFFLFLTGMIIPLQTSMVPIYKLGISLHLINTRSLLVLLYTAGTIPFATMLYTGFTKNIPRELEEAAHIDGCGRTRTFWTIIFPLLLPATGTLIVTTLFTFWNDFAGPLLYLTDPNKMTLITQIFRFKSERASDWGPIFALCFLCTMPLIIIFLFTQKYLLQGMTAGAVKG is encoded by the coding sequence ATGTCCTCCGGAGCTTACGTCAAGCCGAAGCGGCACAAAATCCGGCTCATGGCGCTGGAAGCCGCGTTGCTCCTCGTCGCCCTGCTGTACCTGTATCCGTTCTACTATTTGTTCGAATCCGCCGTAAAGCCGGCGAAAGATTTCTATACGCCGCTGAAATTCCCGAGCAAGCTGATCGGAGACAATTTCGCTAAAGTGTTCGAACGCGTGAATTTCCCTCTCGCTCTGTTGAATACGGTGCTCGTCTGCGCGGGTACGATCGTGCTCGTCGTCCTTGTGTCGTCGATGGCGGGTTACATGATTTCGCGGCGCAAAGAGAGAACGTTTCAGCTCATCTTCTTCCTCTTCCTGACAGGTATGATCATTCCGCTGCAGACGAGCATGGTGCCGATCTACAAGCTTGGAATCAGCCTGCATCTGATTAACACGCGCTCCCTGCTTGTCCTGCTGTATACGGCCGGGACGATCCCGTTCGCGACGATGCTGTATACCGGATTCACGAAGAATATCCCGCGCGAGCTTGAAGAAGCGGCGCATATCGACGGCTGCGGCAGAACGAGAACGTTCTGGACGATTATTTTCCCATTGCTGCTGCCCGCAACCGGCACGCTGATCGTGACGACGCTGTTCACGTTCTGGAACGATTTCGCCGGGCCTTTGCTGTATCTGACTGACCCGAACAAGATGACGCTCATTACGCAGATCTTCCGTTTCAAATCGGAGCGCGCAAGCGACTGGGGGCCGATATTCGCACTTTGCTTCCTGTGCACGATGCCGCTGATCATCATTTTCCTGTTCACACAGAA
- a CDS encoding heme-degrading domain-containing protein, with protein MSELLQKLLDQEEELQFTSFTNEDAFQLGCMIVEIAKNEIGKGIAVHIENDEHPLFTHYMAGTSKDNIYWVDTKKNVVNHYGHSSLYVGEKYKAEGTTFKDGSGLPLTEYQGEGGSFPIIVRGQGKVATVTVSGLTGEEDHQAAVDGIRKFLNS; from the coding sequence ATGAGCGAATTGCTGCAAAAGCTGCTGGACCAAGAAGAAGAATTGCAATTTACGTCCTTTACGAACGAGGACGCCTTCCAATTAGGCTGTATGATCGTCGAAATTGCTAAGAACGAGATCGGCAAGGGTATCGCGGTACATATCGAGAACGACGAGCATCCGCTGTTTACGCACTATATGGCAGGCACGTCCAAGGACAACATTTATTGGGTGGACACGAAGAAGAACGTCGTGAACCACTACGGGCACAGCTCCCTCTACGTGGGCGAGAAGTACAAGGCCGAAGGCACGACGTTCAAGGACGGCTCAGGACTGCCGCTGACGGAATACCAGGGCGAAGGCGGATCGTTCCCGATTATCGTGCGAGGCCAGGGCAAGGTTGCAACCGTGACGGTATCGGGCTTGACCGGCGAGGAAGATCACCAAGCGGCGGTAGATGGCATTCGCAAGTTTCTGAACAGCTAA
- a CDS encoding carbohydrate ABC transporter permease, which translates to MRTNHMRSSYLHALVFVLPALVIFLTFVYYPFLSSLYYSFTLWDGINKPVFIGFQNYRDLFHDTLVRHAALNTLYIVVFCAIINNPLSLFLALLLHKPLKMKSFLRTAFYIPVILSMVVVSVIWGNLLQYEGVVNAVIEKLGMGALLHDWLGELSTALIAVILINVWYATGYGAVIYLAGLASIPTEIYEAALIDRAEGWTKFRHITLPLIMPSVTICTFLGMVGSLKFFDLPYVLTNGGPGDATSTLALVIYDFAFKNGTFGYATAAGILFMVLILLLTTVQLRYTRRREVEY; encoded by the coding sequence ATGCGAACAAATCACATGCGAAGCTCGTATCTGCACGCCCTTGTATTCGTTCTGCCGGCGCTGGTCATCTTCCTGACCTTCGTCTATTATCCGTTCCTGAGCAGCCTATACTATTCGTTCACGCTGTGGGACGGTATCAATAAGCCGGTGTTCATCGGCTTCCAAAACTACCGGGACTTGTTTCATGATACGCTTGTTCGCCATGCGGCGCTAAATACGCTGTATATAGTCGTCTTCTGCGCGATCATCAACAACCCGCTCTCGCTGTTTCTGGCGCTGCTGCTCCATAAGCCGCTGAAGATGAAGAGCTTCCTTCGCACCGCGTTCTACATCCCCGTCATTCTGAGCATGGTCGTTGTGTCCGTGATCTGGGGCAACCTGCTGCAGTACGAAGGGGTCGTCAACGCGGTTATTGAGAAGCTCGGCATGGGGGCGCTTCTGCACGACTGGCTCGGCGAGCTCTCAACCGCGCTCATTGCGGTCATTCTCATTAACGTGTGGTACGCGACGGGATACGGAGCGGTCATTTATTTGGCGGGACTCGCCTCGATTCCGACCGAAATCTACGAAGCCGCGCTGATCGACCGTGCGGAAGGGTGGACCAAATTCCGTCACATCACGCTCCCGCTCATTATGCCGTCGGTTACCATTTGCACGTTTCTTGGCATGGTCGGCAGCTTGAAGTTTTTTGATCTGCCGTATGTCCTAACGAACGGCGGACCGGGGGACGCCACGTCGACGCTCGCACTCGTGATTTACGATTTCGCGTTCAAGAACGGCACGTTCGGTTACGCGACGGCGGCCGGCATCCTGTTCATGGTCCTTATTCTGCTTCTGACGACCGTGCAACTCCGCTATACCCGCCGCAGGGAGGTGGAGTACTGA
- a CDS encoding sensor histidine kinase: MKSRIFQRKPRATSSLRRTLVMYLIIGSLLPLALLGVITYYSVYSILTNKIQSGISATLNQEGASLENTIDNLDFASKQFALDGQIVDELALFLHETQVYKKSQLMVSINEKINLVNFTNPDLGLTAYVVPGQDDPVLFTNLSIKREFDTKKLPPFITYNGASYFGPHKTMYNDSANIVFSSLRVVQAPNVKNVYIYLETNYNSFAKILNQRSYGIEVTHLLVNEQGNMTFVEHKDMPPEVLNGKWNSSGPAHEVRDGYHFFRYKSPQGWQLITAVKQATFNSEIYSWLYKLFFVAMGTLIFAVLLALFIWKQVYRPLRKVNVEIVRMAENIETPVTYTQVEEFDLLLGNFQDMKNKINVLLSEVEHNEKQKSQLEIEKLLSQINPHFLHNTLNTVQWLARMNGQKEIDKLVTLLVKVLQYNLGKQSIIVTVQDEINALQNYMELQRIRYDYEFEYVVHVDEEVVTAAIPRFLLQPLVENAIYHGTSERNGRVDITIRALDAETVYLEVADNGEGIDPETAQRLLSEDDFAGKSGLGIGLSYVNRLLQRFYGDRKKIDIIGEPGVGTTIVIIIPRKAREDFDD; this comes from the coding sequence ATGAAGAGCCGTATTTTCCAGCGTAAGCCGCGTGCTACCAGCTCATTGAGGCGTACACTGGTCATGTATTTGATTATCGGCAGCCTGTTGCCGCTTGCTCTGCTTGGCGTCATTACGTACTATTCCGTCTATTCCATCCTCACGAACAAAATTCAAAGCGGCATCAGCGCCACGCTAAATCAGGAAGGCGCCAGTCTGGAAAATACGATCGACAACCTGGACTTCGCTTCCAAGCAGTTCGCGCTGGATGGGCAGATCGTCGATGAGCTCGCCCTATTTCTGCATGAAACGCAGGTGTACAAGAAGTCGCAGCTCATGGTCAGCATCAACGAGAAAATCAATTTGGTTAATTTCACGAATCCCGATCTCGGGCTGACGGCGTACGTGGTTCCCGGCCAAGACGATCCGGTCCTGTTCACGAATCTGTCGATCAAACGGGAATTCGACACGAAGAAGCTGCCGCCTTTCATTACGTATAACGGCGCGTCCTACTTCGGTCCGCATAAGACGATGTACAACGACAGCGCGAATATCGTCTTCTCCTCCCTGCGGGTCGTTCAAGCGCCCAATGTGAAGAACGTTTACATTTATCTCGAGACGAACTACAACTCGTTCGCCAAGATTCTGAACCAGCGCTCTTATGGGATTGAGGTGACGCACCTGCTCGTGAACGAGCAGGGCAACATGACGTTCGTCGAGCATAAGGACATGCCCCCCGAAGTGCTGAACGGCAAATGGAACAGCAGCGGCCCTGCGCATGAAGTGCGCGACGGCTATCATTTCTTCCGGTATAAGAGCCCGCAGGGCTGGCAGCTGATTACGGCGGTGAAGCAGGCGACGTTCAACAGCGAAATCTATTCCTGGCTGTACAAGCTGTTCTTCGTCGCCATGGGCACGTTGATCTTCGCCGTCCTGCTCGCGCTGTTCATCTGGAAGCAGGTCTACCGGCCGCTGCGCAAGGTCAACGTGGAAATCGTACGAATGGCCGAGAATATCGAGACGCCGGTTACCTACACGCAGGTGGAGGAGTTCGATCTGCTGCTCGGCAATTTTCAGGATATGAAGAACAAAATCAACGTACTTCTGAGCGAAGTTGAGCATAATGAGAAACAGAAGAGCCAGCTGGAAATCGAGAAGCTGCTGAGTCAGATCAACCCCCACTTCCTGCACAATACGCTGAATACCGTGCAGTGGCTCGCCCGGATGAACGGACAGAAGGAAATCGACAAGCTGGTCACGCTGCTCGTCAAGGTGCTGCAGTACAATCTGGGGAAGCAGAGCATTATCGTGACCGTTCAGGATGAGATAAATGCCCTCCAGAACTATATGGAGCTGCAGCGGATTCGGTATGATTACGAGTTTGAATACGTGGTTCACGTGGACGAAGAGGTGGTTACTGCCGCCATCCCGCGGTTTCTGCTGCAGCCGCTCGTCGAGAATGCGATCTATCATGGAACTAGCGAGCGCAACGGGCGCGTCGACATCACGATTCGTGCCTTGGACGCCGAAACGGTGTACCTGGAGGTTGCCGATAACGGCGAGGGCATCGATCCGGAAACAGCGCAGCGGCTGCTGAGCGAGGATGACTTTGCCGGCAAGAGCGGACTTGGCATCGGACTCTCCTACGTGAACCGGCTGCTCCAGCGCTTCTACGGGGATCGGAAGAAGATCGACATCATCGGCGAGCCGGGCGTTGGAACAACGATCGTCATTATAATTCCGCGAAAAGCGAGGGAAGATTTCGATGATTAG
- a CDS encoding ABC transporter substrate-binding protein, with translation MNKKIGATGSLLAVLSLLLAACGNNANSSDSASENANANVNANKNANASSNANTADASTDTNAASGADDESFTLKVGAWFLDDLPQSKDFMAAAEQKFKAKYPNAKIDWDILVGEKYFEKMKTGLASGDGDDVIFNQSVPDLAKAGYLADLSDQPWVANMLEATKPTESYQGKIYGVAQTVATFGVFYNKKIFADLGIQPPTTWSELMAASDKIKAAGITPMVGGFKDQWTLNYLMSGLAEITGQNPSLEADFYSGKAKVNGPELQGALDKLAEMASKGYFNKSALSIDWPQTQIEFGSGKAAMLYQGNWLPGVMAQVFKDKGLEPFEVGFFPLADDNGKALMGVGPDHSVSVNANSKHLQAAKDFVAVMLEQDVLSVNLQNVGLPGIKGINVTYDQPAMTDINNALQSQPSTLHQLLMGQFPQSALDAYARAAEKIIAGGKTDLTETSANYDKDKATLIMP, from the coding sequence ATGAATAAGAAGATTGGCGCCACTGGCAGCCTGTTGGCGGTCCTGTCCTTATTGCTGGCGGCATGCGGCAATAACGCGAATTCGTCCGACAGCGCGAGCGAGAACGCAAATGCAAATGTAAATGCGAATAAGAATGCAAATGCAAGCTCGAATGCGAATACGGCTGACGCCTCTACCGACACGAATGCAGCGTCCGGCGCAGACGATGAGTCTTTCACGCTTAAAGTAGGCGCGTGGTTCCTCGACGATCTGCCGCAAAGCAAGGATTTCATGGCGGCTGCCGAGCAGAAGTTCAAGGCGAAATATCCGAACGCCAAGATCGACTGGGACATTCTCGTCGGCGAGAAATATTTCGAGAAAATGAAAACTGGGCTCGCGAGCGGCGACGGCGATGACGTCATCTTCAACCAATCCGTGCCGGATCTCGCGAAAGCGGGCTACTTGGCGGACTTGTCCGACCAGCCTTGGGTAGCGAACATGCTCGAAGCGACGAAGCCAACGGAATCGTACCAAGGCAAAATTTACGGCGTGGCACAGACGGTTGCGACGTTCGGCGTGTTCTACAATAAGAAGATCTTCGCCGATCTCGGCATCCAGCCTCCGACGACGTGGAGCGAACTGATGGCCGCAAGCGACAAGATCAAGGCGGCCGGCATTACCCCGATGGTCGGCGGCTTCAAGGACCAATGGACGCTGAACTATCTCATGAGCGGACTCGCGGAGATCACGGGGCAGAATCCGAGCCTCGAAGCCGACTTCTACAGCGGCAAAGCGAAGGTCAACGGACCGGAGCTCCAAGGCGCACTCGATAAATTAGCGGAAATGGCGTCCAAGGGCTATTTCAACAAAAGCGCCTTGTCGATCGATTGGCCGCAAACGCAAATCGAATTCGGCTCCGGCAAAGCGGCTATGCTCTACCAAGGGAACTGGCTGCCGGGCGTCATGGCACAGGTGTTCAAGGACAAAGGCTTAGAGCCTTTCGAGGTCGGCTTCTTTCCGCTGGCGGACGACAATGGCAAAGCGCTTATGGGCGTAGGGCCGGATCACAGCGTATCGGTTAATGCGAATTCCAAGCATCTGCAGGCGGCCAAAGATTTCGTAGCCGTGATGCTCGAGCAGGATGTCTTGTCCGTGAACCTGCAGAACGTCGGCCTCCCCGGCATCAAGGGCATCAACGTGACGTACGATCAACCGGCGATGACCGATATCAACAACGCGCTGCAGTCCCAGCCGTCGACGCTTCATCAGCTGCTCATGGGTCAATTCCCGCAATCAGCGCTGGATGCCTACGCGAGAGCGGCAGAGAAGATTATCGCAGGCGGCAAAACCGATCTGACCGAAACGTCCGCGAATTATGACAAAGACAAAGCAACGCTCATCATGCCGTAA